TCATTTTTTTGATAGATGAATATTCTAaccctagattcaaaagtatttctcaatagCATTTAAATCAAACATAAGAATGAAATGCAAGAATAAACTTAATATCACATAAATTGCTAGAATCATATATTTgaaagatcaaaagattacatctAAGCttgatcaagtacctctaatcccaacaaaggagatttagttGATCATTGTCATGACAACATTACAATCATAGAAGAAATGATGAAGTTCATGCTAAGATCTTGATTTCTCAAAGTTTCTTGATGAATCCACCTTCTAAACTCTTGCCCTATGAAGTACAATAAATTTCGCCCTATTCTCTCTCTAAAAGTGTGATAAGATATGTTCTGAAATGAGGAAATGAGCTTTTATACTTCTGCATAATTTTGCATTCTCGCCAGGCAGGATTTGCTCGCTATGGTGAACTGACCTTTCTTTGCCAGTGGGTTTCTGCCACGTAATCCTTCAGTGTTCCAAGACCGCCTTTGCTTGCCAGGCAGAATTTTCTCGCCATGGCGACCTCTTAACCTCCGAAACATGGCCTCTGGAACTACTTCTCGCCCTCCTGCTCGCTCGCCTTTGGTTCGCTATGGCGACATCTCGCTTTTTggttcgctgtggcgagcttgAGTGCGAGCTGGATGCTGACATTCTGGAACTCATTCCCGCCATGGCGATATATTTCGCTGTGGCAAGTTAGTCTTTGCTcctcttttaattttctttctttgattcTTGTCTTGTTCACTCTTTTCCTGTACAATTGGGTTAAGCAAGACATAAAAAGCATAATAAGgcattttcttacattttcatAGCTTTTCCTTGAATAACTTGTGAAACAAGTAATCGAAAGTGCTTAATATATATCCAATATTTACtactttctagcacttatcagaGGTTACTTCTCCGATACAGATTCCTGATAATTTGCCTTTTGATGTTTCTTGCAATTGGGGTTTGCATATTCTTTTGGTATTTACCTTTTTCCTACATATCTGGCGTCAAGTGTGCTCAATTTAGTGTTGTTGCATCAAATATTTAATGAccagttaaattaaaattgaagaatccTTCAGTCAAACTATTgaatttgttgaaacaaataatattaaagaAGTTAATATCTGTAGTGGTTTGCTATGCTTTTGATGCAGAGAACTGCACGAAGCATCTAACCAGACTGACCCCCTAGAACCAGAGACCGGGATGGAGTTGTTATTTTATCTGCCATTTGAAAATTTAGTAAGGGAAGACAACAAAATGACACTTTTCCTGTTTTTCAggaaatttattattatctaaAGATCTTGCTGAAGTAATCATGTTCCCAAGTTTTATTTTATGACATGTCACCCCAAGTTATGCAGCTGATTCCGTCACGTGGGATCATTTCTTGGATGAACCTATATCATTCCATCGGTTACCAAATGTGAGAGGTGTCCTCTTTGAGGTATGCTTCTCACTTAGGTTACCTTCACCTGATGTTTGGACGGATATCAGAATTCTTCTGTACTTGTTCACATGTTTCTGAGGAATCTATTCTTACTGTTTTAATAGTATCGATCAGCATAATCCTAAACGAAGAAAATTTTGGTTAGAAATTATAATATAGTTGCTCATGATAAAAGCCAATGGATAAATGAAATTGTCAACATAGGATAGGAAAGATCTAGAGTTccttcaaagaaagaaaaaccataTATTATCAATTGGATGGTGGATTTTGTCAAAACTGTATTCTATTGACACTAACTACATGGATATAAAACTCTAGAAGAACCAATTCAGCAATAGTATGTTTTTCAGCCACTGCTACAACAACTCTATCTGTATGTTAAGGTAGGCATGTGATTTTCATAGCTAGCATCTTTCATGTTCTTGAGTTGTTTAAATACTGCTATCATAAGAAAAACTTGCTCATCAATATCTTGTCAATTTGACAACAAATTGTGGAGAGTCTCGTGATTTCAATACTTGTGTAGTGGTGTCTTTCTTAGGCATGACCTGTAAATGTAATTGTCCAGTGCAGGCTTGCAACTTTGTCAAAGACACATGACCACTTCAATAACAAATTATGCTTTGTCTGTATAGCTTATCCATTTCAAATATGATTAGATTTCTGGTTTTGGAATTAGTTCTTGTGTTTTGCTCTCTAACATTGACAGCAAACACTGTTGTTTACCTTTGTCAATTTATAACATTACTTGATTTGATGTTGCATTTCACATTAAAAGGGATCATGTAATAGTGAATCTCTTGTAGACTAGAATGCCTATGGTTGAATTCATCTGTTATCTTATATGCAGCAACGTTTCCATTGGATCTTGTTAGACGGAGGAAGCAACTTGAGGGGGCTGGTGGGCGAGCCCGTGTATACAATACAGGTCTCTTTGGTACATTCAAGCATATATTCCGGTCGGAAGGTTTGCGTGGCCTTTACAGAGGAATTTTGCCTGAATACTATAAGGTGGTGCCTGGTGTAGGCATTTGTTTTATGACCTATGAGACACTGAAGATGGTTTTAGCGGAGATTACTACTGTATGATTACTCCCATCAACTTTGGAGTCTGATCTGCAAGAAGTGAAACGATAAGGTTACTTATTCATGCAAAAAAGGGTCAAGACCGTTAAGTTATATTTATCGATTGAAGTTCTCATTTCCTAGATTCTCATGGTTGGGCAACTTTGTAGTGCTACTGTGGGGATCGCATTTTTGCCTGTACAGACACTTGAACAACATTTAATATTAGGCTGTTACTTATGGGTCTTGACtcagaaaaaaatgaaaggcTAATGAAATTACTATATAGCAAGGCTGCAACTGCAACTCAATGCCTTAAGGAGACAGATTTCACAAGTACATTTGAAGGCATCCAGTCCCGTTGCAGTGTTGTGCACCATGTAATCTTTTGAGAAGTGACCCATTCTTCCTATAGCAATGATAGTTACATGAACACCTTtgcttttctttatttttgtcacACTTTAGAATATTAATTGTAGTCCATTGTTTTCATTTGGCCCGTAGTAAAAGTGATAAATTCATTATCAAGGACTCTGGATTTGTTATAGGGTCATTCTGaacattatttaaaaatgttgtCAATTTATAGGGAATATTTCGCTGACAAAATTCTTCAAATAGGTCAAGTtattataacattttattttctattgtaaTTATTCTTTAAGCACATTTGCTATTatgttggaaaaaaaatcaacaagtgAGGGAGGCTTTGCTTAAGAATATTTGTGAAAGCAACGTTACTCAGCATATTGTCAACTTCATTGATGAAAATAATAAGCTAAATACATTAGGAAATGAAAGTAgagaatacataattttttttgtcaattgtaCTCTGACATCCTCACAAGACCATATAGAAGTTGTCCGAGCGTCTGTCTGCCCTGAGTTTTGAAGCAATACAAGAGACCAAGTTGGATAAAAAAGACCAATAGTCACTTGtagaacaattaaaaagaaGACAACAAGCTTTTCAATCCATACTTATTAGAGAACATGTGTTCTTATTACACAGGGAAAAAACCAGTCAAACGAATATGTTCGAGAGTACTACGTAGACCATATTTATTAACAGCTTCATTTGCAGCTCTAAAACCACCACCATAAGCTGGAGAAGAATCATTGACAATTTGATTCTTGAAGAATTCACCCAATTTGTTTTCAACATGAGACTTTGCACCTTTCTTTGAGGAAGAAGCAACAGCTGTGGATGTTGATGCCATGCAATGTGAGTTTGTTGTTGGCATAACTTCTGACTCAAGCCACATATATGACAGAACCTGACATATGCCTTCCTCTACTTCAGGACTGAGATTGCGATAACCTGCTTATTTCAAGATGAAAGTGATGTATACTTAGACGTTGGAATACCATCATAAGGATGAAAAATATGTGTATATTACCTTTAAGGCGTAACCATGCATGCATCAACTCATGGGCTAGTATAGCACCCGTTAGTAACCTGCATGCCATAAAAATATCAGgtaaaaacatttcaattttacGGATAATTTTAGGATATCGTCGATTTTGGTGATCAAATTACTGAACCTGTTCTATTTCAAGCACTAAATTGATGATTCACTAAATGGAAAAATTTATGAACTACAATTTTTTCATAAGGTAATTTCTGAGGGGTCAAAAAGCCAAGTTTCCACTGTCCATAGTTACCTTGGTAGACCATATAGAACAAGAATTGCTGTAACTTCACATTTTCTTATCAGCTTTTGAGGTTGAGTTCTCATCCCAATAAGTCTATGGCCTCCAATTCTTGGCCTTCTATGTATCTGAAACAacataaaatcagaaaatagTTAAATGATCAAATAAACAATTTCTAACTTGTTCATGATACCTTCCACATTCTAATCAAAGAGAACAAGTGAACATGTGTTAAAATATATCATACACTGGTTACAGTTTGCTCTTCTGAAAGGCATAAACCCCTTGTTTCTGGCAAATGATGAAATCCCTGACAGAAACAATATAGAGCAATTAAGAGGAAGTGAActattagttaattaaattaactgAAACAAAGAATGAAATTTTCATTACAGTCTTCTCTCCAACAATAGCATCATTTAGCGCTTCTCTTTCAACAAGAAGCATAGGAACTTGCTGATCAATTCTCATATGCATTCCTTCATAATAATCTCTGATTGAATGGTATAGAGGCTGACAGTCACCAGTATCCATTATAGCAGATTCCATGCACTCTAAGCACAAGCTTCGCCCGTCCTCGAGTCTATAGTATTTCGTATTCCGTGGCTTCAAGAGGAAGATAAAAGCGTCAACAAAATAGGATCCAGATTAAAGTTGTTCATTAGCTTGTTTTGGAAATAtgaattatgaaataatttgaaGTGGAAGTTAAATTAGTACCTCTAATCTTTCACAACTACAGCAGCGAGCTGTGTTATCATATTCATGAGATGGACAATACTTTTGGGACCAAAAGGGGTGGCATCTATACTCAATCAAACCAGCAGCATTTATAGGAATCTGAAAGTAAAATCAAAATCTCATGAGTGTTAATATAGCCTGTCTTGACTAGCTTTTTCGAGTTTATGTACATAAGCACTTTTGAGCCTGTTTGGTAGAGTTTATACAAACAGCTTATGAAATGCTCACAagttattttcagcttattttatAAGTTCTACATGATAGCGTTTGAAAACTGCTTATAGTTTATACGAAAACAGATTGACtttattatctattttgttattgaaattgCGTATACATAACCACTTGTGCAATGCGTGTCTATGCTATAAGCGGTTAATTAAGCTTGCTTTTCGCAAACAGGGCCTAAATGTGAAGATGTTATTGCATTTCATAGTAAGGTATGTGAAATGCAATAAAATGTAACAACTATAAAGCAGAACAACTTGAGTAAGCAAAGGAAGATTAATCTTACAAATTGGAAGCAAACTTCACATTTTGGGTGAGTCAACTCTTTAAAACAAGATTTGTGATATGGATGCTTCCCTGACAAAGAAAACTtggatcaacaaaaaaaaaaaagtcaggtacagataggaaaaaaaaaatgtctaaaacgGATGATCTCAAAATCTCATAAAGAGGATCAAACTACCTCGCGCTCGGTAATGGGAGAACGACAAGAGTGGCATCGAAAGCAGTCTGGATGAAAATAAGTATCCATGCAGCCTAAACAATTTCCATAGATTATCTCCTGATTGCAGCCACCGCATAGTCTTCTGTTCAATGCCAAAACACAGATTCTCAATTATAAATGATAGCAAAATAACTTGCTTTTCATGTATTGAGAGGTTAAACATAAGTGGAACTGCATGATTTTACCTATATTCATTGGGATAAAATGGTGCAGGTGCATAAGGAGGGTGTGCAGATGAGTTAAAGTTATCATGAAGTGCCTTTCCATAATCTTCATTATTTTCTTCCCCCCACCTATATCCTTGATGAGCTAATGCAAATAAAAGTTCAATCTTGGATCAGAAATTTAATTAACTATACCAAGTGAACAAAAAgcacttttttttgaaaattaagtacCAACCATTTGGTCTCTTCATATCTTCAGCTGAAGAAAGTGACATTGCATGGCCCAAATCCTCTTTCTCCTTCTGAGCTCTAGCACGATCATCCTAATTACATCAATAGTATTGTTCAACACATCTTATCCTTGagccaaaaaaagaaaaacacatctTATCCTTAATCATACTTATCATgataataattgaatatatagttaaaatattatttcctcTTCCATCTTAGTCAAGGGAATGGAATACAAACTACTGGTAAACCAAATATTAGCCCAAATAATACTAAGTCTCACTTCATCTTGATGAGATCAATAGGCTATATAATCAACCAAAAATAAGTCAAAAAAGTATACTTTCTAAAGTTTATGAGGTTGCGATGATGTCGTGAACATTAGCGCAGTGGTGACTTCTCAGTTTTGTAATCAAAATCGATAGAGTTCGAATCTCCATCGAGAATGTATGAACTAGTGCTTCTCCCTCTCCTAAATATATGTAATAAGTAGTCATTTGGTGATTTGTAAGAGGATTACCGTGGATTTAGTacataagtataatttttcGCTTTAAACAAAGTAATAAGAGAGCTTCTTTTTCCACcatgtttcaaaaaaatcacacacatgTTGGAACTTATTGAATGTTGGAAATATATGTGTAACTAAGGGGAGGTCAATGTCAACAGATGAAGTGTTTGTGTCATTTAAGAACAATAGTGCAATTTCTTCTATTCATAACAAACAAGAATAATAACTATATATTATTGAAGAAAACTGAATTGAGTGGTGGTGTTTACCAAAGCTCTAGATGGAGCACGCCAAGACATGCCTTCCTCTGCAGAATCATAATGATGACGACCACTCCTTCCTCTATTGGACCCACCTTTGAAAAGCTTACTGAGCCATTTCATGAAACCAGACTTTCTCTCTGGGTGTGAAGACACATAATCCCCTGCTTACCACCAAATTTTCATGATTCAATAAGTTAAATACTTAAATTAGGACCTCTTGAATAGTGATCACAAACCCAAATGAAGGCGTGTTTGATGTCAGACACGTAAAGGTGTATGACACTACTGACATATGTGATTATATTCAAtcacttttgttttatgaaattattaCTGATATCGATGTGTCAGTGTCCATGTTTAGTGTGCGTGTACTTTGAGAATACCTTTTTAATGAAATCAAACGAAAGAATTTGAAGTTCAAATAATAGCTTCATGGGCTAgttaaattttttgtaaaaatcaaatttttgttaAGTGGTTGGAGTAAAATTGTGTAAAGGGAATAACTTTGAATATCGAAGTTTATAAGGTTAAAATTTTGATGAatagaaaaagagaaaagaaagtaCCATATATACATGGATGAGAAAGATGATTGATATGATCAGAAGAAGGAGCCATAAGGGTGGGAGAGTGAGGGgagaaggaagaggaggaggaggaagaagaagaagaatgaaaatgacacaaagagagagagatggaAAAGAAGAGGCATTGTAGATGGATGGTTAATAGTGGTTGAAAAAGTGAAGAGATGAGGAGAGGAATCAGAGAGATTCTTGGCTTGGAAAGCAATGAAGAGAAAGTGGCAGAAAGATGGTGTTTTAGGGAATCTGCTGATGAGGAGAATATTAAGTTAAGGGTAGATTGCAGAGAACcaattagagagagaaaaaaacaatacaaaatcaTAATATATAGTGCTGTGTTTGCACGCATGTACTTCATGTTCATGTTTTATGTTCATGACTTCAAGTTGAAGCTCATCTCATGTTAGTGTGGCAAAAATTCCAtcttttttgactttttttttgttccattgTACTAACGGTCAACTTCTTTCTGGTTACTATACTATGTATAGAAGTTTCCAAAATCACATGGATTGAACATGTCATTGGTTGGCTTAACACCATAAAATTTggagaaatatttatttggaCATCGCctcaattcaaaattatttgGGTGCATAtacacaaataaaacaaattaaaggaGACAGTAGTTTGGCTTTGTAGTATGAGGATGGTCTTGGTGtctattaaattttattgtaagCAAGTGGTTGATGACATCTCTAGTAAACTTTGTaccaatttttaatttgaagataTTCTAAATACTTGTAGAGCtttacttaatttattataaaactTTAAGATAAATTTCAGCGGAAGATAAATAAACAATGTCACTTACTTATTAGTAAAGATATTATTGTCGTATGTTAGTtctcaaattcataaaaatatatcatCTTGTATTGATAATGCTATGATTAATGAAATGagttgattttatttatgtaaataaaaaaacacttttacCGGTATACATATTTGATCCAATTTTACTAGTACATTGCATTTATCATTGAATTAGATTGGTCAATCACATTAAACTTTAACCAAATGACTACTTAACAATCTCCACCATTGTTTCAAAATTGGAGGACTGAAATCAACAACAATAGCACATAgtaatcaaaaaattatttgtactttcttttatatttgtatttgacAATAACTAACTACATCAATTCATTATTTGCAATAGTAGTTATTGTCAACTCACTCTTTAATCTCCTTTTCAAATTCCATTCATATGCTGCGAATACAAAGTGTTGCCCTTTTATTCCCTCCACCAAAGCTAAGTTCATCATGTCTTCAATTTTTTAGGTGTACAATTTGTCTTCAATTTGACGTGACATGtgataaacaaatatttatcataCACAATTGAGTTTGTATTATTTTCTGTTTCAACCCAATTCAAACTTTAAATTTCACCCACGGGTTAAATAAATAGAATCAAAATAACTTGAAAAATTCAAGTGCACAACATTACGGTCCACATCGACggttttttagattttttagaCATGACCTAAGTAGCTTATATCCTTAAGAAACCTACATGTAATATTTGTTTAGTAAACCAGGTACGCTCTGACGCAATTTCAAAGATTAATTACTCGAGTTGGATATATCaataagaaattgcaaaactTTTTCTTAAGAGAATTAACAATGTTGCATTCTCATGACTGAATTTGAACTCAATACATttgattgaacttaaaaaaATTCCTTCTCATCACATCAAGTGCTTTTGGATAAATCTACATGTAAATTGAGGATGTCTTTTGTCTATTAACTTTTTTGagaatttatttatctttcatgTGAGAATTGAATTTTTAGAATACACTTCTTTTTCATGTCTAACACTTAATTAATCAAATTTGGTGTTGAGGAGAACGGAGAAACGAGACGAGAGCAACATCGGGACAATGCTCTAGGATCGTAAGAGATAGAGACAACACATCTTCACTCAAAACCTTAAGACCACGTCTGCACCTAAAATCTTAATTGGAGAATCGGGGGAGTCGCAATAGGCTAAACATTCAGGATCACTAAGAGACATTGACACCATGTCTTTATCCAAAACCACAAGGCAATAGATTTATGAACCCTCACACTTATATACTGCTTAACACtcactttttttatgaaacGTGAGACTTCTAACTCACCTCAAACTTGTCACAACATTTGGTATATGGATCATATAGTAGATAGCTCGAGCATCAATGTATAAGCATTAGCTTTGGATTACTATATTAAGTCTTGGATAAAACTTGCCTCAAATTTACAAAGGTGGCACTTCCTTATAAACTCTTGTTGAAATTCTATATATCTCTTTTGAAAGGACATGGTCattttccaatatattattacaAGGTATAAATTGAGTTGAGGTATTGTATTATTTTGatgtataaattaaatatactgAAACATACATCATGAGCATAATTAAACTTAAACCTATGGCATGGAAATTATTAGAACAATATCTAAAGGAAAATTCCTATGTAGGCCAACCAAAATATTTCTTACTATACTATTCCAAATTAAGTTTGAATGGCCAAGAAATACACACAAGACTGGCAGAATTCTTCATGTTGTAGCTGCCTGCTTACCTTTCTACTTTAAGTATTTTATTACATCAAAGCAAATAATAATGCTGAGAGGgtgcagagaaaagaaagaagtcagatctataattttattttgaatttccaAATTTTCAGAAAAGAATGTACCTTTGCATATGCATACTATATATGCATCTAAAAAGCAACTCAATCTGCTAGTTTCATCTATTATAGTAACTAACATAGCATAGCATGAAAAGAAGacaaggaagaaaagaaaaggctTCTCTGTCTCACATTAGAAGTGTGATCTTCATTgtactaaataaaaatatgtagaAGGGGCACTGAAAGCTAGGAACTTCAAAAGCCTTGTAGTAAAGTCAGATAAAGCATTTTACAACCATATGCCACCTTCCTTTTAGGGTTCTGCTTGTATATATGAACCAGCCTTTTTTTGTACCATCATATATATTATAGCTGTTGGATTCTCAAGTAGCCTCATAATTGATCACAATTAATTTAgtgataaattttttttttttaatatatattatgattgGTGGAGAAACCATCTTTATATCTTCGATAATTGGTCACCGATAACCAATGATATTTGTGGCACATTTGTATAATGCACGTCGATAAGATTGGTAGAATCGCAGTGAACCGCTACGATTTTGACAAAAACGGAACTTCACAAAATCAGGTATCGAGCATTGTGATTTTGCCGAACGCACTGTGATGTACAGATTTGGGGCCACTTATATTGTGctcaatacaatacaaataACTACTTTCCACGTAAAGGgccatttaaaattttatggaAGTTCTCCAAACCTGGCCTAATTCTATTAAATTCATATGATTCTTAAGAAGAAGCTCTTTTAATTtgtaaagtaattttttttttcatacatatAATTAGGGAACAAAAGTTGCTAATATGCTTTTGTATAGCAAACATGTGGGTAGGGAATGGAGGAAGATGGCAAGCTGTAAAAGATCAAATCTCTGACATTAAGATCACATCCCAAAATCCTAAAGACTTGGCACAAGTGCCAATTGAGCTTCAACTTCATTGCCAATTTGCTACCTCTTTTTTGAAACACTTGTTTATTTTATCAAGATAAAGTGCAAATGTGTCTTTGATATCAAAAGTGAATATGTTGTCATCTTCAAATTAGGTCTATATATAACCTAAAGTATTGAGACATATAATTcagttacattttattttgcagCTTTAAGCTTTCTTCTATTGCTGgtacaaacaaatattaaaatgaattaatattgAAGGGAGAAGGAAAGCTATTTCATCATCAAATCTCATCTTTAGATTTTCTGTGCTAGAAAGGTATAACATATGACTCAGACCACATGTTAGGGAGCACCTTATGATacctctttctatttttttatcaattaaaattgTAGCAGCATCTTGAAACTTGATCAGAAGGGAGTTGATAATGAAGGTCAAGTCGATTAAACTATATATGCTTTCAAATAttccttgttttttatttggtacAGCATAatccatcaaaaatataaaatcttaaatattgtttttatatataacatgctttttgattttggttggtTTTGAATTCAAGCACCTATTAcgaatttattttcaaatttgcacCTGGCAATTGGCATATGCTTCCTCTTTTTGCAGAATTGTTTACTGTTCTAGaagattataatttttcaacCATTCATCACACAAACAATTTCGGTTGTGGTAGTTTCTTGTATAATAagctttcatttttttcctttatcttttttatatataaagccTTCACTTTTCTAATAATACCTAGACATATATATCAGAGG
Above is a genomic segment from Medicago truncatula cultivar Jemalong A17 chromosome 5, MtrunA17r5.0-ANR, whole genome shotgun sequence containing:
- the LOC11408235 gene encoding protein DA1-related 2 isoform X2; protein product: MSLSSAEDMKRPNAHQGYRWGEENNEDYGKALHDNFNSSAHPPYAPAPFYPNEYRRLCGGCNQEIIYGNCLGCMDTYFHPDCFRCHSCRSPITEREFSLSGKHPYHKSCFKELTHPKCEVCFQFIPINAAGLIEYRCHPFWSQKYCPSHEYDNTARCCSCERLEPRNTKYYRLEDGRSLCLECMESAIMDTGDCQPLYHSIRDYYEGMHMRIDQQVPMLLVEREALNDAIVGEKTGFHHLPETRGLCLSEEQTVTSIHRRPRIGGHRLIGMRTQPQKLIRKCEVTAILVLYGLPRLLTGAILAHELMHAWLRLKGYRNLSPEVEEGICQVLSYMWLESEVMPTTNSHCMASTSTAVASSSKKGAKSHVENKLGEFFKNQIVNDSSPAYGGGFRAANEAVNKYGLRSTLEHIRLTGFFPV
- the LOC11408235 gene encoding protein DA1-related 2 isoform X1, which translates into the protein MAPSSDHINHLSHPCIYGDYVSSHPERKSGFMKWLSKLFKGGSNRGRSGRHHYDSAEEGMSWRAPSRALDDRARAQKEKEDLGHAMSLSSAEDMKRPNAHQGYRWGEENNEDYGKALHDNFNSSAHPPYAPAPFYPNEYRRLCGGCNQEIIYGNCLGCMDTYFHPDCFRCHSCRSPITEREFSLSGKHPYHKSCFKELTHPKCEVCFQFIPINAAGLIEYRCHPFWSQKYCPSHEYDNTARCCSCERLEPRNTKYYRLEDGRSLCLECMESAIMDTGDCQPLYHSIRDYYEGMHMRIDQQVPMLLVEREALNDAIVGEKTGFHHLPETRGLCLSEEQTVTSIHRRPRIGGHRLIGMRTQPQKLIRKCEVTAILVLYGLPRLLTGAILAHELMHAWLRLKGYRNLSPEVEEGICQVLSYMWLESEVMPTTNSHCMASTSTAVASSSKKGAKSHVENKLGEFFKNQIVNDSSPAYGGGFRAANEAVNKYGLRSTLEHIRLTGFFPV